The following are encoded together in the Cicer arietinum cultivar CDC Frontier isolate Library 1 chromosome 2, Cicar.CDCFrontier_v2.0, whole genome shotgun sequence genome:
- the LOC101501960 gene encoding multiple C2 domain and transmembrane region protein 16, translating to MGTIRKLIVEVIDAQNLAPKDGHGTSSPYIVVDFYGQRRKTRTAVRDLNPVWNETLSFNFGEHNEIFGDVLELDVYHDQKYGPTRRENSLGRVRLGSTQFVRKGEEALIYYELKKKNLFNMVQGKVGLKIYYVDEEISPAPAPVSENLTSPPEEKIEEAKINDKDETKTLPEKVELPPAPPSEPLPAGEKPNEELPEKEKTEPQPPPPSPEAESEPKAEPESQPPKEGGDPVDALPPEVFEMATASISRSNSEIRFNGPQPIRRSASMASFTSEASVDSMLIERSSFDLVDKMHYLFVRVVKARYLPTNGNPIVKIAVSGDHVSSKPARKTTLFEWNQTFAFSRDAHDSSPILEITVWDPQIVADVDGRDLLGGVCFDVNEIPVRDPPDSPLAPQWYRMEGGGAQHGDLMIATWIGTQADDSFCDAWKSDTYNHVNSKAKVYQSPKLWYLRVTILEAQDITPSTPLKEAWFQFQVKAQFGFQVLKSKTAVTKNGVVSWNEDLLFVAAEPITVSDYIVFSLENRQPKAPVTMGVVRIPLTSVERRVDDRNIGSRWFTFEDPNNEKKNGYKGRVHLRLCFDGGYHVMDEAAHVSSDYRPTARQLWKPPVGTIELGIIGCKNLIPMKTINGKSSTDCYCVAKYGSKWVRTRTVSDNLEPKWNEQYTWKVFDPSTVLTIGVFDSFSVFEFETNESTRPDFRIGKVRIRISTLQTGRVYKNTYPLLLLTHVGLKKMGEIEIAIRFVRTVQRLDFLHVYSQPMLPLMHHIKPLGVIHQEMLRNTAVKMVAGHLLRSEPPLRKEVVFYMLDADSQNFSVRKVRANWYRIINVVAGLIEIVRWIEDTRGWRNPTATILVHALLVMLVWFPDLIVPTLAFYVFAIGAWNYRFRARDPLPHFDSKISLADVVDMEELDEEFDMVPSTRSNEVVRARYDKLRTLGARVQTVLGDLATQGERVQALVTWRDPCATGIFIFLCLIVAMILYLVPSKMVAMACGFYYLRHPIFRDRLPSLGLNFFRRLPSLSDRIM from the coding sequence ATGGGCACCATTCGAAAACTCATAGTAGAAGTAATAGACGCACAAAACCTTGCCCCCAAGGACGGTCACGGAACTTCAAGTCCTTACATCGTAGTTGACTTTTACGGTCAAAGAAGAAAAACCCGAACCGCGGTCCGAGACCTGAACCCGGTTTGGAACGAAACGCTGTCGTTTAACTTTGGCGAACATAATGAAATTTTCGGCGACGTTTTGGAACTCGACGTTTATCACGATCAGAAATACGGACCGACTCGGAGGGAAAACTCACTGGGTCGAGTTCGACTTGGTTCAACTCAGTTCGTTAGAAAAGGCGAAGAAGCTTTGATTTATTAcgagttgaagaagaaaaatttattcaatatgGTTCAGGGTAAAGTTGGCTTGAAAATTTActatgttgatgaagaaatttcTCCGGCACCGGCGCCAGTGTCGGAAAATTTAACATCACCACCGGAGGAGAAGATAGAGGAAGCAAAGATCAACGACAAAGACGAAACTAAAACCTTGCCGGAGAAAGTGGAACTACCACCAGCACCGCCGTCGGAACCACTTCCGGCAGGTGAAAAGCCTAATGAAGAGTTACCGGAGAAAGAAAAAACCGAACCCCAACCACCACCACCATCACCAGAAGCTGAATCCGAACCTAAGGCCGAACCAGAATCTCAACCGCCAAAAGAAGGTGGTGATCCGGTGGATGCGTTACCACCAGAAGTATTTGAAATGGCAACTGCATCTATTTCGAGGTCAAATTCTGAAATAAGATTCAACGGTCCACAGCCGATAAGAAGATCTGCATCGATGGCTAGTTTTACATCAGAAGCTTCTGTTGATAGCATGTTGATCGAACGATCCTCGTTTGATCTCGTTGACAAGATGCATTACCTCTTCGTTCGCGTAGTTAAAGCGCGTTACTTGCCAACAAACGGTAATCCTATAGTGAAAATTGCAGTTTCCGGTGACCATGTTAGTTCCAAACCCGCACGCAAAACAACTCTATTCGAATGGAACCAAACATTCGCATTCTCCCGCGACGCACATGATTCTTCACCTATACTTGAAATCACGGTTTGGGACCCACAAATAGTTGCTGACGTGGACGGGCGAGATTTACTTGGTGGAGTTTGTTTTGACGTGAATGAGATCCCAGTGAGGGATCCACCAGATAGTCCTCTTGCACCACAATGGTATAGAATGGAAGGTGGTGGGGCCCAACATGGTGATTTAATGATTGCCACGTGGATTGGTACACAAGCTGACGATTCATTTTGTGACGCGTGGAAAAGTGATACTTACAATCACGTGAATTCAAAAGCCAAAGTCTATCAATCACCAAAGCTATGGTACCTTCGGGTAACTATTCTTGAAGCTCAAGATATAACACCGTCAACACCATTAAAAGAAGCATGGTTTCAATTTCAAGTCAAAGCACAATTTGGATTTCAGGTCTTAAAGTCCAAAACAGCCGTTACAAAAAACGGCGTCGTTTCATGGAACGAAGATCTTCTCTTTGTAGCAGCAGAGCCAATAACCGTAAGTGACTATATtgtttttagtttggaaaaccgGCAACCGAAAGCACCGGTAACAATGGGTGTTGTGAGAATACCATTAACATCAGTTGAGAGAAGAGTTGATGACCGGAACATCGGGTCACGTTGGTTCACATTCGAAGATCCaaataatgaaaagaaaaacGGTTACAAAGGGAGGGTTCACTTACGGTTATGCTTTGATGGAGGGTATCACGTGATGGATGAAGCAGCTCACGTGAGCAGTGATTACCGGCCAACAGCAAGACAACTTTGGAAACCACCGGTTGGAACTATCGAACTTGGCATCATTGGTTGCAAGAATTTGATACCGATGAAAACGATAAACGGTAAAAGCTCCACCGATTGTTACTGTGTTGCGAAGTACGGTAGCAAATGGGTACGAACAAGAACCGTTTCAGATAATTTGGAACCAAAGTGGAATGAACAATACACGTGGAAGGTTTTCGATCCTTCTACCGTTTTAACAATTGGAGTTTTCGATAGTTTTTCAGTTTTTGAATTCGAAACTAACGAATCAACGAGACCTGATTTTCGTATAGGTAAAGTACGAATACGTATATCTACACTTCAAACGGGTCGTGTGTATAAAAATACGTATCCACTATTGCTACTTACTCATGTTGGTTTAAAAAAGATGGGGGAGATTGAGATAGCAATAAGATTCGTTCGGACAGTTCAACGGTTGGATTTTCTCCACGTGTACTCACAACCGATGTTGCCGTTGATGCATCATATAAAACCATTGGGTGTGATTCACCAAGAGATGTTGCGAAATACGGCGGTGAAAATGGTGGCGGGACATCTTTTGAGATCGGAACCACCGTTGAGGAAAGAAGTTGTGTTTTATATGCTCGATGCTGATTCACAAAATTTTAGTGTTAGGAAGGTGCGTGCGAATTGGTATAGGATAATTAATGTGGTTGCGGGTTTGATTGAGATTGTGAGGTGGATAGAAGATACACGTGGATGGAGGAATCCAACGGCCACAATTCTTGTTCACGCTTTACTTGTAATGTTGGTTTGGTTTCCTGATTTGATTGTCCCGACGTTGGCTTTTTATGTGTTTGCTATTGGCGCGTGGAACTATAGGTTTCGTGCGCGTGATCCTCTTCCGCATTTTGATTCGAAGATTTCACTTGCTGACGTGGTAGATATGGAGGAGTTGGATGAGGAGTTTGATATGGTGCCGAGCACTCGATCTAATGAAGTGGTGCGTGCGAGGTATGATAAGCTGCGCACGCTCGGGGCGCGAGTGCAAACTGTGTTGGGGGACTTGGCAACGCAAGGGGAGCGTGTGCAGGCATTGGTGACGTGGCGTGATCCATGTGCCACTgggatatttatttttttgtgtttgattgtggcCATGATATTGTATTTGGTACCTTCGAAGATGGTGGCTATGGCTTGTGGATTCTATTATCTTCGCCATCCTATCTTTCGTGATCGATTACCGTCACTGGGgttgaatttttttagaagaCTCCCTTCATTATCTGATCGgattatgtaa